In one Oryza glaberrima chromosome 2, OglaRS2, whole genome shotgun sequence genomic region, the following are encoded:
- the LOC127761266 gene encoding bZIP transcription factor RISBZ3 isoform X2 produces MKKCPSELNFEAFFHGERGEDDADAAADQKPGGGPHPPPFAMFSAADLSSFGFADSVTSTITGVIPNHIWPQSQSLNARHPAVYTIESQSSICAASPTSATTLNMKESQTLGGTSGSDSDSESLLDIEGGPCEQSTNPLDVKRMRRMVSNRESARRSRKRKQAHLADLETQVDQLRGENASLFKQLTDANQQFTTAVTDNRILKSDVEALRVKVKMAEDMVARGALSCGLGHLGGLSPALNPRQGACRVPDVLTGLDYAGDDPFTGLSPPEQVQMPGGGEVGDAWGWDNHSNGAMSK; encoded by the exons gaccagaagcccggcggcggcccgcacccgccgccgttcgccatgttctccgccgccgacctctcCAGCTTCGGCTTCGCGGACTCGGTGACG AGCACCATCACTGGGGTCATTCCCAATCACATATGGCCCCAGTCCCAGAGCCTCAACGCACGGCATCCTGCAGTCTACACAATTGAGTCGCAATCATCAATCTGTG cagcaagtcCCACGTCAGCTACCACTCTGAACATGAAGGAGAGCCAAACTCTGGGAGGCACAAGTGGTTCAGATTCTGACAGTGAGTCGCTGTTGGATATAGAGGGCGGTCCATGCGAACAAAGCACAAACCCACTGGACGTTAAGAGAATGAGAAG GAtggtttccaaccgggagtcTGCTCGTCGATCAAGGAAGAGAAAGCAAGCTCACTTAGCTGATCTCGAGACGCAG GTTGACCAGCTCCGGGGCGAAAACGCATCGCTTTTCAAGCAGTTGACAGATGCCAATCAGCAATTCACGACGGCGGTCACGGACAACAGAATCCTCAAATCAGACGTGGAGGCCCTCCGGGTCAAG GTGAAGATGGCGGAGGACATGGTGGCGCGGGGGGCGCTGTCGTGCGGCCTCGGCCACCTGGGCGGGCTGTCGCCGGCGCTGAACCCCCGGCAGGGGGCGTGCCGCGTCCCCGACGTGCTCACCGGGCTGGACTACGCCGGCGACGACCCCTTCACCGGGCTGTCCCCGCCGGAGCAGGTGCAGATgcccggcggtggcgaggtgggTGACGCCTGGGGCTGGGACAACCACTCCAATGGCGCCATGTCCAAGTGA
- the LOC127761266 gene encoding bZIP transcription factor RISBZ3 isoform X1 — translation MKKCPSELNFEAFFHGERGEDDADAAADQKPGGGPHPPPFAMFSAADLSSFGFADSVTSTITGVIPNHIWPQSQSLNARHPAVYTIESQSSICAAASPTSATTLNMKESQTLGGTSGSDSDSESLLDIEGGPCEQSTNPLDVKRMRRMVSNRESARRSRKRKQAHLADLETQVDQLRGENASLFKQLTDANQQFTTAVTDNRILKSDVEALRVKVKMAEDMVARGALSCGLGHLGGLSPALNPRQGACRVPDVLTGLDYAGDDPFTGLSPPEQVQMPGGGEVGDAWGWDNHSNGAMSK, via the exons gaccagaagcccggcggcggcccgcacccgccgccgttcgccatgttctccgccgccgacctctcCAGCTTCGGCTTCGCGGACTCGGTGACG AGCACCATCACTGGGGTCATTCCCAATCACATATGGCCCCAGTCCCAGAGCCTCAACGCACGGCATCCTGCAGTCTACACAATTGAGTCGCAATCATCAATCTGTG cagcagcaagtcCCACGTCAGCTACCACTCTGAACATGAAGGAGAGCCAAACTCTGGGAGGCACAAGTGGTTCAGATTCTGACAGTGAGTCGCTGTTGGATATAGAGGGCGGTCCATGCGAACAAAGCACAAACCCACTGGACGTTAAGAGAATGAGAAG GAtggtttccaaccgggagtcTGCTCGTCGATCAAGGAAGAGAAAGCAAGCTCACTTAGCTGATCTCGAGACGCAG GTTGACCAGCTCCGGGGCGAAAACGCATCGCTTTTCAAGCAGTTGACAGATGCCAATCAGCAATTCACGACGGCGGTCACGGACAACAGAATCCTCAAATCAGACGTGGAGGCCCTCCGGGTCAAG GTGAAGATGGCGGAGGACATGGTGGCGCGGGGGGCGCTGTCGTGCGGCCTCGGCCACCTGGGCGGGCTGTCGCCGGCGCTGAACCCCCGGCAGGGGGCGTGCCGCGTCCCCGACGTGCTCACCGGGCTGGACTACGCCGGCGACGACCCCTTCACCGGGCTGTCCCCGCCGGAGCAGGTGCAGATgcccggcggtggcgaggtgggTGACGCCTGGGGCTGGGACAACCACTCCAATGGCGCCATGTCCAAGTGA